Part of the Sphingobacterium sp. LZ7M1 genome, GTATGGCATACAGAATTTGACCATTAAGAATCTGGCTGCAGATATCAAAGTAACTGAACCTGCCTTGTATAGGCATTTTAAGAGTAAGAATGATATTCTCATGAGCCTGCTTAATTATTTCATTGCCAGAATGGAAAAAAGGATCTCAAGCCTCTCTGTCAATAGTCAGAAGAGTCCTTCTGAGAATTTAATTGACCTGTTCAATTTCCAGTTCAAGACTTTTACTGAAAGACCGGCAGTTGTGAGTGTGATATTTGCTGAGAATATCTTTCATTTTGATGAAGGCCTAAGTATAAAGGTTGCTCAAATTTTGGACTTGATGCAGGGCTACGTAGAACAGAATATCCTGAATGGTCAATCCAACGGTGATTTCAATACGGAGATACATTCATCAACCTTAGCGACTATATTATTGGGTGGTATTCGACTAACAGTTCTTAAATGGAAGCTGTCTGGTAATAAGACAGATCTAATCAAGGATGGTAGGGCTGTGGTCAATGGAGTACTGAAAATGATTAAAACAAAATAAACAGAATATGAAAAAATTAATGCTATTGGGGATTAGCAGCATCTTATTATGGAGCTGCCATCAAAATTCAGAACATTCACACAATCACGACGCAGAAAACCATGCAGAACATCAGCATAATCATGCTGATGGTGCTTTGGAATTGAACAATGGAAAGAAATGGACGATGAATGA contains:
- a CDS encoding TetR/AcrR family transcriptional regulator — encoded protein: MKIEGYTDRQIEIIEAATRRIDRYGIQNLTIKNLAADIKVTEPALYRHFKSKNDILMSLLNYFIARMEKRISSLSVNSQKSPSENLIDLFNFQFKTFTERPAVVSVIFAENIFHFDEGLSIKVAQILDLMQGYVEQNILNGQSNGDFNTEIHSSTLATILLGGIRLTVLKWKLSGNKTDLIKDGRAVVNGVLKMIKTK